A section of the Petrimonas sulfuriphila genome encodes:
- a CDS encoding helix-turn-helix domain-containing protein encodes MNVETKVIKSRLGLLNLAEELGNVSLACKYLGYSRDTFYRYKDLFSEGGEEALREMSRKKPNIKNRIEAHIEERVVSFAIEHPAFGQTRASNELKKEGMFISPCGVRCVWLRHDLETFQKRLKALESKVAQEGLILTESVKAVDFYEKVEFVEIRL; translated from the coding sequence ATGAATGTAGAAACAAAAGTAATTAAAAGTAGGTTAGGTTTATTGAACTTGGCCGAAGAATTAGGCAATGTATCATTAGCCTGCAAGTATTTAGGATATAGCAGGGATACATTTTATCGTTATAAGGATTTATTCTCGGAAGGAGGAGAAGAAGCCCTGCGGGAGATGAGTCGTAAAAAGCCCAATATCAAGAACCGTATAGAAGCCCATATTGAAGAGAGGGTTGTTTCCTTTGCCATAGAACACCCGGCTTTCGGACAAACCCGGGCATCGAATGAATTGAAAAAAGAAGGCATGTTTATTTCACCCTGCGGGGTTCGTTGTGTATGGCTACGGCATGATCTGGAAACATTTCAAAAGCGATTGAAAGCCCTTGAGAGCAAGGTTGCACAGGAGGGACTAATCCTTACCGAATCAGTAAAAGCAGTTGACTTTTATGAAAAAGTAGAATTCGTGGAGATCAGATTATAG
- a CDS encoding histidine kinase produces MKIIYTYILILLCFANTGIAQELTLPGHKQYGLKDGLPQTQITTLFQDSRGYIWAGTNNGAARFNGENFFAFTTKNGFPFGYVNNFAEDKQGRIWVLCRHGIACISGDSVAAFPQNEYYFAQGDFTAGDTIRFIATRKKDDKRMVGYWTDGEYKLLDLPFIDRYKDGHLFTYNEKLDAYIFSSEENIYQVNQNEVKSFSHPCPYENHKPAKIIRLENDFIVFYVSSDLNHILCYSFNKTTSELIAEYSFGKCLKYPPDNLREHISFFQGLSVQNYVQYTIENGEIYPLNVSGHNVRTILKDKNGGLWYGAEDGLLRIFSGAFTTFNPALLPEIWSVTEQQEGRFWFASFSYGVKSLKDNKLKSLLLNGKEILGNYFHPAVNGNNSLYFALGDGILKYMPNGKTKLLNYTWNDNPPICFYTHYDKERRHLLGGFRGNVAVWDDNDKLVREIGRASGMPITGFVHCIAQDSASNFWFGSPDIYHYNWETNRLKQYASSAEIINCLDAATDHSGRTWFGTQKGLYYYDKQTDSVKIINVPELQNWVLMVLPIDKSRLLLSQPDGLYILDLDEFNRNGKVILSCYNEANGYLGGEPGQAGAFKDSQGHIWITGTSALSRLNPNLLPKKDSLRLNLVFTKYNNTPILYEQHQIKLPHNQESVTIVFDAVAFNRPTPVEYNYRINKSKNWSVAQTDNYITLIDLPHGKTTLYVQASLQGVSTIFPVVIYVSKAFYNQAWFIPLVLFLLLLTLIIVTLVYGRTQTRLQKTLMRAKYAEAETIQALMNPHFVYNVLANVQSKIRNLKIEEAEQSLLKMAHLIRRFLHLPAQDIENNDNKSDILKNTVTLAQELDLLQEFIDFQQLLYPQEFIYLLSIDDNVDVEKIYLPPMLLQPFVENSISHGLIPKQGVGRLQIDISSFKKQNKTIIRIIDDGVGIEQSRQMRDQSKFKYPSRGRKLTMRRIHLLNELGFNIEIDTETSEKGTTVTIVLLKSAEKKTRN; encoded by the coding sequence ATGAAGATTATCTATACTTACATATTGATTTTGCTCTGTTTCGCGAACACAGGAATTGCACAAGAACTCACATTGCCCGGTCACAAGCAATACGGGTTGAAAGACGGGTTGCCTCAAACACAAATCACCACGTTGTTTCAAGACAGTAGAGGATATATCTGGGCAGGTACAAACAATGGTGCTGCACGGTTTAACGGAGAAAATTTCTTTGCGTTTACCACTAAAAATGGATTTCCATTTGGATACGTAAACAACTTTGCAGAAGATAAACAAGGGCGGATTTGGGTGCTTTGCAGGCATGGCATTGCTTGTATAAGCGGCGACAGCGTAGCTGCGTTTCCGCAAAATGAATATTACTTTGCTCAAGGTGATTTTACAGCTGGTGATACGATTCGGTTTATCGCCACCCGAAAAAAAGATGATAAACGAATGGTGGGATATTGGACAGATGGGGAGTATAAATTATTGGACCTACCCTTTATTGACCGGTATAAGGACGGGCATCTATTCACTTACAACGAGAAATTAGATGCTTACATCTTTAGCTCTGAAGAAAATATTTATCAAGTCAACCAAAACGAAGTGAAGTCATTTTCACATCCTTGTCCTTATGAAAACCATAAGCCTGCAAAAATCATCCGGCTGGAAAATGATTTTATTGTTTTTTATGTTTCATCCGACCTGAACCACATATTGTGTTACAGTTTTAATAAAACCACATCGGAACTTATAGCAGAATATAGTTTTGGAAAATGTTTAAAATATCCACCTGACAACTTACGCGAGCATATTTCATTTTTTCAAGGACTTTCGGTTCAAAATTATGTTCAATATACCATAGAAAACGGGGAGATCTATCCGCTCAATGTTTCAGGGCACAATGTAAGAACAATACTAAAGGATAAGAACGGTGGATTGTGGTACGGTGCCGAAGATGGTTTGTTACGTATTTTTTCGGGTGCGTTTACAACCTTTAATCCCGCCCTTTTACCTGAAATATGGTCTGTAACCGAACAGCAGGAAGGCAGGTTTTGGTTTGCTTCTTTCTCTTATGGGGTAAAATCATTAAAAGACAACAAATTGAAGTCACTGTTGTTGAACGGCAAGGAAATACTCGGAAATTATTTTCATCCTGCAGTAAATGGCAACAATTCACTCTATTTTGCCCTTGGCGACGGTATTTTAAAATACATGCCAAACGGAAAGACGAAATTGTTAAATTACACATGGAATGACAATCCTCCCATTTGTTTCTATACCCATTACGATAAGGAGCGAAGACATTTGTTGGGCGGTTTTCGCGGTAACGTGGCCGTGTGGGACGATAACGACAAGCTCGTCCGTGAAATAGGAAGAGCAAGCGGAATGCCCATAACCGGTTTTGTACATTGCATTGCACAAGATTCCGCATCCAACTTTTGGTTCGGCAGTCCCGACATTTATCATTACAACTGGGAAACAAACAGACTGAAACAATATGCTTCATCGGCGGAAATTATCAATTGTCTGGATGCAGCTACCGACCACAGTGGCAGGACATGGTTCGGCACCCAAAAAGGACTTTACTACTATGACAAACAAACCGACAGCGTAAAAATAATAAACGTTCCCGAATTGCAAAATTGGGTATTAATGGTTTTACCCATCGATAAATCCAGGCTTTTGTTATCACAGCCCGACGGATTATATATTTTAGACTTGGATGAATTCAACCGAAATGGAAAAGTGATCTTGTCGTGTTACAACGAAGCCAATGGCTACTTAGGCGGAGAGCCGGGACAAGCAGGTGCATTTAAAGATTCACAAGGGCATATCTGGATTACGGGCACATCTGCGTTATCCAGATTGAATCCCAATTTATTACCCAAAAAAGATTCTCTCCGACTAAACCTCGTTTTCACTAAATACAACAACACGCCCATTCTTTATGAACAACACCAAATTAAACTGCCGCATAACCAGGAATCGGTAACCATTGTGTTTGATGCTGTTGCATTTAATCGACCAACACCTGTCGAATATAATTACCGGATAAATAAAAGTAAGAACTGGAGCGTTGCCCAAACCGATAATTACATTACGCTTATCGATTTACCACACGGGAAAACAACACTATATGTGCAAGCATCGCTGCAAGGTGTAAGCACGATATTTCCTGTTGTCATTTACGTTAGTAAGGCTTTTTACAACCAGGCATGGTTCATTCCACTTGTTCTATTTTTGCTGTTACTGACGCTTATTATTGTGACACTCGTTTATGGACGGACGCAAACCCGTTTACAAAAAACACTCATGCGTGCAAAATATGCGGAAGCCGAGACCATTCAAGCACTAATGAATCCCCATTTTGTCTACAACGTGCTTGCCAATGTCCAATCAAAAATTCGCAATCTCAAAATTGAAGAAGCAGAACAATCTTTGCTAAAAATGGCTCACCTGATAAGGCGTTTTTTACATTTACCTGCTCAAGACATTGAAAATAATGACAATAAATCTGATATTCTGAAAAATACAGTAACTTTGGCGCAAGAGTTGGATTTATTACAGGAGTTTATCGATTTTCAACAATTGCTTTATCCACAGGAATTTATTTATTTACTCAGCATCGATGACAATGTCGATGTTGAAAAAATATATCTTCCTCCAATGCTGTTGCAACCTTTTGTTGAAAATTCCATCAGTCACGGTTTAATACCCAAACAAGGAGTAGGACGGCTGCAGATAGACATTTCGTCATTCAAAAAACAAAACAAAACAATTATCCGTATTATTGATGATGGTGTCGGGATAGAACAATCGCGCCAAATGCGAGATCAGTCCAAATTTAAATACCCTTCGCGTGGAAGAAAACTTACAATGAGACGCATTCATTTGCTGAATGAGTTAGGATTTAACATCGAAATTGATACCGAAACATCCGAAAAAGGAACAACCGTGACAATTGTTTTATTAAAATCGGCCGAAAAGAAAACCAGAAATTAG
- a CDS encoding putative DNA binding domain-containing protein, producing the protein MTKEELNELLQTDENFRIERTASTSNMDKFQEAICAFSNDLPGSGKKGYLLIGVNDDGSVSGLKVDDALVKKISGIRSDGNILPLPVMSTEKVETEKGDVLAVAVTPSLFTPVRYRGRVFVRIGPRKDIASAEEERILTERNAAHLATFDVMPCREATLDDIDTDIIKQQYFPQAIDTETLETDTRSFTEQMASLRLYNKQYDCPTMAAIILFGKQPKYFMPGCYVQYVHFEGTTKAGKIINEKEFKGGLTTLLPRLESFVADAIVTQRPEEISLLREKTVTNYPGGALRELLMNACMHRDYQSNTPIRLYQFDDRIEIMNAGGLYGEARPENFPHVNAYRNPIVAEAMKVMKYVNMFNRGISRVQEYLQTNGSKPAHFNVDKLTVFEVVVMDANVTALERTHDELRTKLAQLDDNYKIRVKSLICNINRDYYSARELQLRMNSAQTPLELRTSSARYFMVHILKPAIELGWIAPLYADTPHHPKQKYKLTELGITMKVILSEENHEI; encoded by the coding sequence ATGACCAAGGAAGAGTTGAACGAGTTGTTGCAAACGGATGAAAATTTTCGCATAGAACGTACTGCTTCCACTTCCAACATGGATAAGTTTCAGGAGGCAATCTGTGCTTTTTCCAATGATCTTCCCGGTTCCGGGAAGAAAGGCTACCTACTTATAGGTGTCAATGATGATGGTTCGGTGAGCGGACTTAAAGTGGATGATGCCCTGGTAAAAAAAATTTCCGGAATTCGTTCAGACGGCAACATCCTCCCTTTACCTGTAATGAGTACAGAAAAGGTAGAAACCGAAAAAGGCGATGTGCTTGCCGTCGCAGTTACTCCTTCTCTCTTCACTCCTGTCCGCTACCGAGGTCGCGTTTTCGTACGCATCGGCCCACGTAAGGATATCGCTTCGGCTGAAGAAGAACGGATCCTCACCGAACGAAATGCTGCACATCTAGCCACTTTCGATGTAATGCCCTGCCGAGAAGCAACATTGGATGATATTGATACAGATATCATCAAACAGCAATATTTTCCTCAAGCCATCGATACCGAAACACTCGAAACAGATACTCGTAGTTTTACGGAACAGATGGCCTCTCTACGCTTATACAACAAGCAATATGATTGTCCCACAATGGCAGCAATCATACTTTTTGGTAAACAGCCTAAATATTTTATGCCGGGTTGTTATGTGCAATATGTTCACTTTGAGGGAACAACAAAGGCCGGCAAAATCATCAACGAAAAAGAATTTAAAGGAGGATTAACAACTTTGTTACCTCGATTAGAATCATTCGTAGCCGATGCTATTGTTACGCAACGACCGGAAGAAATAAGTCTGCTACGCGAAAAAACGGTTACAAACTACCCCGGAGGAGCTTTACGTGAACTTTTGATGAATGCCTGCATGCACAGAGATTATCAGTCAAACACTCCCATTCGACTCTATCAGTTTGACGACCGCATTGAAATTATGAACGCAGGCGGACTGTATGGCGAAGCTCGTCCGGAAAACTTCCCCCATGTGAATGCCTACCGCAATCCTATCGTGGCAGAAGCAATGAAGGTAATGAAGTACGTAAATATGTTCAATCGAGGCATAAGCCGGGTGCAGGAATACCTTCAAACCAATGGCTCTAAGCCGGCACATTTTAATGTGGATAAATTAACCGTCTTTGAAGTGGTGGTTATGGATGCTAACGTTACGGCTTTAGAGCGAACTCATGATGAACTCCGCACGAAGTTGGCACAACTTGATGACAACTACAAAATTCGCGTTAAATCACTGATATGCAACATCAATAGGGACTATTATAGTGCGAGAGAATTGCAACTTCGTATGAACTCCGCACAAACTCCGCTCGAACTCCGCACGAGCTCCGCACGCTATTTTATGGTGCATATTCTTAAACCGGCTATCGAGCTTGGTTGGATAGCCCCTCTCTATGCAGACACCCCCCACCACCCCAAACAAAAATATAAACTTACGGAGTTGGGCATTACAATGAAAGTTATTCTTTCAGAGGAGAACCATGAAATATAA
- a CDS encoding response regulator transcription factor, giving the protein MEPEKQKEKGIRVVVADDIEDSLDLVCSLIKEVCPQAKIIGKHTTLSQTQKTIDSLHPDVVLLDIKFVSEGKTAFDLLELYRKNNQFAFKPIIFSGHCEREYYDMAFQYGAVHFLPKPVDKERLKNAIERVKPENRNETILSANILKNTLVINTATRSHFISPKDIVYFQSKDSYTYIVLANEQVIKSSRNLGFYEKQIKSFSDFFRVHNNTILNLNFIQGFSNKTERDIILKPPFGEIKSSREKFKELLEIIKRKT; this is encoded by the coding sequence ATGGAACCGGAGAAGCAGAAAGAAAAAGGGATTCGTGTAGTTGTAGCAGACGACATTGAGGATAGTCTTGACTTGGTTTGTTCTCTTATCAAGGAAGTTTGTCCGCAAGCCAAGATAATTGGCAAACACACCACCTTAAGCCAGACCCAAAAGACTATCGATTCGCTGCATCCCGATGTGGTATTACTCGACATTAAGTTTGTATCGGAAGGAAAAACAGCTTTTGATTTGCTGGAGCTGTATCGGAAGAATAATCAGTTTGCGTTTAAACCCATCATTTTCTCCGGTCATTGCGAAAGAGAATATTACGATATGGCATTTCAATACGGTGCGGTTCATTTTCTCCCAAAACCGGTTGATAAGGAAAGACTAAAAAATGCAATTGAACGGGTTAAACCTGAAAACAGGAATGAGACAATCTTATCCGCCAATATTCTGAAAAATACGCTGGTAATAAATACCGCCACCAGAAGTCATTTTATTTCACCCAAAGACATTGTTTATTTCCAAAGTAAGGATTCTTATACATACATCGTACTCGCCAACGAACAAGTGATAAAGAGTTCAAGAAACTTGGGATTTTATGAAAAACAAATTAAATCCTTTAGCGATTTTTTTCGTGTTCACAACAATACCATTTTAAACTTGAACTTCATACAGGGGTTTTCAAATAAAACCGAGAGGGACATTATTCTTAAACCTCCTTTTGGAGAAATAAAAAGTTCACGGGAAAAATTCAAGGAGTTGTTGGAGATAATAAAAAGGAAGACCTAA
- a CDS encoding PglZ domain-containing protein, translating into MDEFIHRLEQRLTGEGKRLSIVRNPDGFLQRPDTQQAVLNACGLLLLPISSSLELRVRYELYDKNTRERICYIMDDPSSVLPDIKRLLYNAHTFSIPDLMPACNEAEIRQARLTFGMASYIHNKKFVYNLSAVETKEVIEEAKKRYGEDINELTTKLKSIPLKWEKVETMDSICHILLKAISQGVYDKMESAVEIINEDFQQYIAEKYFALSSSSHIVKPKTVNKILPHLAYKHNRTEKVALVVIDGMTFWQYLILEQKLTGLGIKTKKDATMAWIPSITKLSRQAIFRGNIPQQDYGQTPIAEGRLWSEFWSNRYRGSKQMQPYEIAYTHDSLLTDDNVLYKQAFVDVSLDRKMHSSSSNKDLYDLTENWAEEAAENIKLLHEQGYTIYITADHGNIMAHSWRSLNSQERTFLYEKESKGSRHLIYSNATYLDNFIQNNPEIHKELLVHDNWAVWKNSRCFKGKDEITHGGSHFLEVIVPFVTIEKD; encoded by the coding sequence ATGGATGAATTTATTCATAGGTTAGAACAGAGGCTTACCGGTGAAGGTAAGCGTCTCAGTATTGTGAGAAATCCGGATGGTTTCTTACAACGGCCAGACACACAACAAGCCGTACTTAACGCTTGTGGCTTGCTTTTACTACCAATCTCTTCTTCACTTGAACTTCGTGTGAGGTATGAACTGTACGACAAAAACACCCGAGAGCGAATTTGCTACATCATGGATGACCCATCATCTGTCTTACCTGATATTAAGCGATTGTTATACAACGCCCATACCTTTTCAATTCCAGATCTTATGCCTGCTTGCAATGAGGCTGAAATCCGTCAAGCTCGACTAACATTTGGGATGGCTTCTTACATCCACAACAAGAAATTCGTTTATAACCTTTCTGCTGTTGAAACCAAAGAAGTGATTGAAGAGGCAAAAAAACGCTACGGAGAAGACATAAATGAACTGACTACAAAACTAAAATCAATCCCATTAAAATGGGAGAAGGTGGAAACGATGGATTCCATTTGCCACATCTTACTCAAGGCGATTAGCCAAGGAGTTTATGATAAGATGGAGTCAGCTGTAGAAATTATTAATGAAGATTTCCAACAATATATTGCCGAGAAATATTTTGCTTTGTCTTCATCGTCACACATCGTTAAGCCTAAAACGGTAAATAAAATATTGCCTCATTTGGCTTACAAACACAATCGTACCGAAAAGGTGGCGTTGGTTGTGATAGACGGTATGACGTTTTGGCAATACCTGATATTGGAACAAAAATTAACAGGGTTGGGGATTAAAACGAAGAAGGATGCAACCATGGCTTGGATTCCCTCTATTACCAAACTATCGCGTCAAGCTATTTTTAGAGGAAATATTCCACAACAAGATTACGGGCAGACTCCCATCGCTGAGGGAAGACTTTGGAGCGAGTTTTGGTCCAATCGTTACAGGGGTTCCAAACAGATGCAACCTTATGAAATTGCCTATACACACGATAGTCTCTTGACAGATGACAACGTTCTGTATAAACAAGCGTTTGTGGATGTCAGTCTGGATCGTAAAATGCACAGCTCTTCCAGCAATAAAGACTTATACGATTTGACGGAAAACTGGGCAGAAGAAGCAGCAGAGAATATCAAATTGTTGCATGAGCAGGGATATACAATTTATATTACTGCCGACCATGGCAATATCATGGCTCATTCCTGGCGATCGCTCAATTCACAGGAACGCACATTTTTATACGAGAAAGAAAGCAAAGGGAGTAGACATCTTATTTATTCAAATGCAACCTACCTGGACAATTTTATTCAAAATAATCCGGAGATTCATAAAGAGTTGCTTGTACATGATAATTGGGCCGTCTGGAAAAACAGTCGATGCTTTAAGGGAAAAGATGAAATAACCCATGGAGGTTCCCATTTCCTGGAGGTAATCGTCCCTTTTGTCACAATAGAAAAAGATTGA
- a CDS encoding DEAD/DEAH box helicase family protein, with translation MKYKGKNVEIIGSKTLFGKETLWIRILEDNSFAQVLRSDLDDDLNRNSNRGMAYVRYMAIAARIKEEMAQKRLLAPYESSLIPLPHQILVLEKVMQGIQTRFLLADEVGMGKTIEAGLVIKEKKLRGEITRILLIVPKSAMLQWQQELREHFNENFHIYNSDFISGMARTFARFEAEEELNFWKQHHQIIVSTDALKPLSARQGWSQEKIDEYNKYRLEAVVNAEFDMVIIDEAHRMGGSTAQVSRYQLAETLCNAVPNVLLLTATPHRGKSDHFRRVLKLIDADAFPGDGMPSIEEIEPYVMRSEKRYAVDYDGKKLFQQRMTIRLDVPLNETDHRLQIDLYNHVTNYVRYCFGRAKRGNRNATGLVMVMMQKLASSSTAAILAAMETRLWRLQHGETDDDIDDYDEEGVVDFDDLDTNDFSVAIQDNGFFNEETALQKLIVEARTCLETEQDAKATVLVRKIYKLQDKYNNSQLKVLVFTEFRKTQGYLKKILEGAGLTTVEIHGSMDLAERQQALVKFKNEANVMVATDAAGESLNMQFCHIVFNYDLPWNPMAIEQRIGRVDRIGQKFPVVAFNMLTNNTVDTRVYEIIVEKLDAILQELGIDKTNDVLDSTIDMKQVNHLYLQSLLDPHRFDFASDKWLYEIKSKLNDYKSTEGILPVFTGDDIKKESTGEIKYSPLPVWLEELMDLYTMNEKGKIVKRLSGVSEYAINGYKLEAVFEADKLGDNPGSEHLTLQHPVVKRILDEMDGNSQTMVPVIVSKNGGETCGYLTLWKVLAKNNYETKTTYSAQFITDAGRVFAPYGNDVWNRLVQEKNSFQYVGETECNLAIEENQALNNNLHALFHRMEAEIQNVLQARAEKKLKAWSYAENRLNRIGIENIRNAKLRKLTTEKEEWKSAFVKGLSVVPDVNHILTVRIDG, from the coding sequence ATGAAATATAAAGGCAAAAATGTAGAGATAATAGGCAGTAAAACGCTATTTGGCAAGGAAACTCTCTGGATTCGTATCCTGGAGGATAACAGTTTTGCCCAAGTGCTTCGTTCTGATCTGGATGATGATCTGAACAGGAACTCCAACAGGGGTATGGCATACGTTCGTTATATGGCTATAGCGGCACGTATCAAAGAGGAAATGGCTCAAAAGCGATTGTTGGCCCCTTATGAAAGTAGCCTTATTCCTTTGCCACACCAAATACTGGTATTGGAGAAAGTAATGCAGGGTATTCAAACCCGTTTTTTGTTGGCAGATGAAGTGGGCATGGGAAAGACCATTGAAGCTGGACTTGTGATAAAGGAGAAGAAATTGCGCGGCGAGATAACGCGAATCTTGTTGATTGTGCCTAAATCGGCTATGCTTCAGTGGCAACAGGAGTTGAGGGAGCACTTCAACGAGAACTTCCATATCTACAACAGTGATTTTATTTCGGGGATGGCTCGTACTTTTGCCAGATTTGAAGCAGAAGAGGAGTTGAATTTCTGGAAACAGCATCATCAAATCATTGTTTCTACTGATGCGTTGAAGCCATTGTCAGCTCGACAAGGATGGAGCCAGGAGAAAATTGATGAATACAACAAGTATCGCCTGGAAGCCGTGGTGAATGCTGAATTTGACATGGTTATTATTGATGAAGCCCACCGCATGGGTGGAAGTACGGCACAGGTATCTCGCTATCAATTGGCCGAAACACTATGTAATGCCGTGCCGAATGTGTTGCTTCTCACCGCTACTCCCCATCGCGGCAAGAGCGATCATTTCCGCAGAGTGCTCAAATTGATTGATGCCGACGCTTTCCCGGGAGACGGAATGCCGAGTATTGAAGAGATTGAGCCTTACGTGATGCGTTCAGAAAAACGATATGCGGTGGATTATGACGGGAAGAAACTTTTTCAGCAGCGAATGACCATACGATTGGATGTTCCACTCAACGAAACAGATCATCGCTTACAGATAGATTTATACAATCATGTAACCAACTATGTGAGGTATTGTTTTGGACGTGCCAAGCGAGGTAATAGGAATGCTACAGGACTGGTGATGGTGATGATGCAAAAGTTGGCAAGTAGCAGTACGGCCGCTATTTTGGCTGCCATGGAAACTCGTTTGTGGAGGTTGCAACATGGTGAAACGGATGATGACATTGACGACTATGATGAAGAGGGTGTAGTCGACTTTGATGATTTAGATACGAACGACTTTTCGGTTGCAATACAGGATAATGGCTTTTTCAATGAAGAAACAGCACTCCAAAAATTGATTGTGGAGGCACGCACCTGCCTGGAAACAGAACAAGATGCCAAAGCGACAGTTTTGGTTCGGAAAATCTATAAACTGCAAGACAAGTACAACAATTCTCAGTTAAAAGTACTGGTGTTTACCGAGTTTCGCAAGACACAGGGCTATCTGAAAAAAATCCTTGAAGGTGCAGGATTGACTACGGTGGAAATACATGGCAGCATGGATTTGGCGGAACGACAACAGGCGCTTGTGAAATTTAAGAACGAAGCCAATGTGATGGTGGCAACGGATGCGGCGGGTGAATCGTTGAATATGCAGTTTTGCCACATCGTTTTCAATTATGATTTGCCTTGGAATCCAATGGCCATAGAACAACGCATCGGACGTGTAGATCGTATTGGTCAGAAATTTCCGGTAGTTGCTTTCAATATGTTGACCAATAACACGGTCGACACCAGAGTATATGAGATTATCGTGGAGAAACTGGATGCCATACTGCAAGAATTGGGAATTGACAAAACCAATGATGTATTGGACTCTACTATCGATATGAAGCAGGTAAATCATCTTTATCTGCAATCATTGCTCGATCCCCATCGATTTGATTTTGCCAGTGACAAATGGCTGTATGAGATAAAAAGCAAACTCAACGATTATAAATCTACGGAAGGTATTTTACCTGTTTTTACAGGAGATGATATAAAAAAGGAAAGTACCGGTGAAATAAAATACAGTCCGCTTCCTGTATGGCTGGAAGAGTTGATGGATCTTTACACGATGAATGAAAAGGGTAAAATTGTGAAGCGATTGTCCGGTGTTTCCGAATACGCCATCAACGGATATAAACTGGAAGCTGTATTTGAAGCAGACAAGCTGGGTGATAATCCTGGTTCGGAACATCTTACTTTGCAACATCCCGTCGTGAAACGAATTCTGGATGAGATGGATGGGAATAGTCAAACGATGGTTCCTGTAATTGTGTCTAAAAATGGTGGTGAGACATGTGGCTATCTGACCTTATGGAAAGTGTTGGCCAAAAACAACTACGAAACCAAAACAACTTATTCTGCTCAGTTTATTACCGATGCGGGCAGGGTATTTGCTCCCTACGGCAATGATGTGTGGAATAGATTGGTGCAAGAGAAAAACAGTTTTCAATATGTGGGTGAAACAGAATGCAATCTGGCTATAGAGGAAAACCAAGCCTTAAACAATAATCTTCATGCCTTGTTCCATCGGATGGAAGCCGAAATTCAAAACGTTTTGCAAGCAAGAGCAGAGAAAAAACTGAAGGCTTGGAGTTATGCAGAGAATCGGCTCAACCGCATTGGCATTGAAAACATTAGAAATGCCAAGTTACGAAAGCTGACTACAGAAAAAGAAGAGTGGAAAAGTGCTTTTGTCAAAGGGCTTAGCGTGGTGCCCGACGTGAATCATATCTTAACCGTAAGAATTGATGGATGA